From Salvelinus namaycush isolate Seneca chromosome 27, SaNama_1.0, whole genome shotgun sequence, the proteins below share one genomic window:
- the LOC120022290 gene encoding trophoblast glycoprotein-like: MPVLAPLIVFFALLCSISGRASGCPLRCECSEAAHTVKCVSKYLRSVPSGIPGYTRNLFITGNQISRIGPESFKGLDNLTTLSLSNNRITEVESQTFSGLRSLRSLDLSSNQLTVINPEAFTVPGHTLRELNLSRALYNHSSVMDLAVSLRWSTLGEIRTLDLSGNSLIYLPSHTFSYMGGLRRLILANNSLVALHNGTFSGLDSLEQLDLTFNALRTIQEEGLAELDSLCPGARLILGENPWTCICGMEPFAAWLNSSQGHVGDAESLVCAFPPGMRNISLLRLAAGVAGQAGVGGDRVALGCQRVDEGADLALQTSYVFLGIVLGFVGLVFLLVLYLNRQGIKKRINDMREACTEVLEGYHYRYELDSDPRLSQVSTTADI, translated from the exons ATGCCGGTTTTGGCACCACTAATTGTTTTCTTTGCGCTGCTCTGTTCAATATCTGGGCGCGCGTCCGGATGCCCTCTCCGTTGCGAATGCTCAGAAGCCGCGCACACCGTCAAGTGTGTTTCCAAATATTTGCGGAGTGTCCCGTCCGGGATACCAGGGTACACGAGGAATCTGTTTATAACGGGAAATCAGATAAGCAGAATTGGACCAGAATCGTTCAAAGGGCTGGACAATTTAACCACGTTGTCACTGAGTAACAACAG GATAACAGAGGTAGAGTCTCAGACGTTTTCTGGACTGCGTTCCCTCCGCTCTCTGGACCTGAGCTCCAACCAGCTGACTGTGATCAACCCAGAGGCCTTCACTGTTCCGGGCCACACCCTCAGGGAGCTCAACCTCAGCCGAGCTCTCTACAACCACTCCTCTGTCATGGACCTGGCTGTGTCTCTTCGCTGGTCCACCCTGGGGGAGATCCGGACCCTGGACCTGTCAGGGAACAGCCTGATCTACCTGCCCTCTCACACCTTCTCCTACATGGGGGGTCTGCGGAGGCTCATCCTGGCCAACAACTCCCTGGTGGCCCTCCACAATGGCACCTTCTCTGGGCTGGACTCTCTGGAGCAGCTGGATCTGACCTTCAACGCTCTGCGGACCATCCAGGAGGAGGGCCTGGCTGAGCTTGACTCGCTGTGTCCCGGGGCGAGACTCATTCTAGGGGAGAACCCCTGGACCTGTATCTGTGGCATGGAGCCCTTCGCTGCCTGGCTCAACTCCTCCCAGGGACATGTGGGGGACGCAGAGAGCCTGGTGTGTGCCTTCCCCCCAGGCATGAGGAACATCTCTCTGCTGAGGCTGGCGGCTGGGGTGGCTGGACAGGCTGGGGTGGGCGGGGACAGGGTGGCGCTGGGGTGCCAAAGGGTGGATGAGGGGGCGGACCTGGCCCTCCAGACTTCCTACGTGTTCCTTGGGATCGTCCTGGGCTTCGTGGGACTCGTCTTCCTCTTGGTCCTCTACCTCAACCGGCAGGGCATCAAGAAGAGGATCAATGACATGCGGGAAGCATGCACAGAGGTGTTGGAGGGATACCACTACCGCTACGAGCTCGATTCCGACCCCAGGCTCTCtcaggtctccaccacagcagacATTTGA